From Pirellulales bacterium, a single genomic window includes:
- a CDS encoding glycosyltransferase has translation MAVTSSYSAPAARSASVPERVLLVSWGLPPSANGSSVIVENLSHQFSPQEMVLAGQQWSGMESYRRDPKLPRIHLLNKEWTWPKRGQRYVRWTTWLTLPSVARRLARIASDEHCDAIMAVFPNEFFVYAASLAAKRLRLPYYLYFHNTYRESRIGNAQRFAEWLEPRVFRQARAVFVMSDGMKAHYEPIYPQVRFESLVHSFSEPVPEFTPAPPPGQTLRLAFMGHLNGSNVDASRRLAEVVNRREDLQMTTYSGTPDWHFDNVGVSGPRITHTRVAYEQVMTELQSHDILLLPHGFCGDVSQLEYDTIFPTRTISYLISNRPILAHAPPNCFLTRWLRKYDCAEIVDERDTNKVEAAIDRLRNDPLRREQLVRNALQAAQQFYGPVVAKHLRQVMAETMAPSLARA, from the coding sequence ATGGCTGTAACGAGTTCCTATTCCGCGCCGGCGGCGCGCTCGGCGTCAGTGCCTGAGCGCGTGCTGCTGGTGTCGTGGGGATTGCCCCCCTCGGCGAATGGTTCTTCCGTCATTGTGGAGAACCTCTCGCACCAGTTTAGTCCCCAGGAAATGGTCCTGGCAGGACAGCAGTGGAGCGGCATGGAGTCATATCGTCGCGACCCGAAACTGCCACGAATCCATCTGCTGAACAAGGAATGGACGTGGCCCAAACGCGGTCAACGATATGTGCGCTGGACGACCTGGCTTACGCTGCCGAGTGTGGCACGTAGGCTGGCGAGAATCGCAAGCGATGAACATTGCGACGCGATCATGGCGGTGTTTCCCAACGAGTTCTTTGTCTACGCGGCGTCTTTGGCGGCCAAACGACTGCGTCTGCCGTACTACTTGTACTTTCACAACACCTACCGCGAAAGCCGCATCGGCAACGCGCAGCGATTCGCGGAGTGGCTGGAACCGCGTGTCTTTCGTCAGGCCCGCGCCGTCTTCGTAATGAGCGACGGAATGAAGGCCCACTACGAGCCGATCTACCCACAGGTTCGCTTCGAGTCGCTGGTACATTCCTTTAGCGAGCCGGTACCCGAGTTCACTCCGGCCCCTCCTCCGGGGCAAACGCTGCGATTGGCGTTCATGGGGCACCTCAACGGCTCGAATGTTGATGCCTCGCGGCGGCTCGCCGAGGTTGTGAATCGCCGGGAAGATTTGCAGATGACGACGTATTCCGGCACGCCGGACTGGCACTTCGACAATGTCGGCGTGTCTGGACCGCGGATCACCCACACCCGTGTAGCCTACGAGCAGGTAATGACGGAGCTACAATCGCACGACATCCTATTGCTACCACACGGCTTTTGTGGTGATGTCAGTCAATTAGAGTATGACACGATCTTTCCGACCCGAACGATTTCGTATTTGATCTCGAATCGTCCTATCTTGGCCCATGCGCCTCCAAATTGTTTTTTGACTCGCTGGCTGCGGAAATACGACTGTGCCGAAATCGTCGACGAGCGCGACACAAACAAGGTCGAGGCCGCGATCGATCGATTGCGTAACGACCCACTGCGTCGTGAGCAACTCGTCCGCAACGCTTTGCAAGCCGCTCAGCAGTTTTACGGGCCGGTTGTGGCCAAACACTTGCGACAGGTCATGGCCGAGACGATGGCGCCTTCGCTGGCCCGCGCCTGA
- a CDS encoding class I SAM-dependent methyltransferase gives MTYVNQEAAEVSGETIGFSFGANWKRFLAAVDEPVIAKAVQSFVNFTHLKRLDDYDFLDLGCGSGLSSLVALRLGARRVLSIDIDPNSIDCARNLRQTQGIDESRWEIRHGSVLDEAFLESLGRFSYVYSWGVLHHTGSLWRAVDNVLRHNVEGDGVFHTALYNTTPSSARWLKIKRICNRSPHFLFPVLSRCYAALLLTKMLTRFRSPIRFLRDYRQVRGMTFLRDIDDWFGGLPYEYCTPDETVDFLADHGFSLLRLRTTRSNGCNEFLFRAGGALGVSA, from the coding sequence ATGACGTACGTTAATCAAGAGGCGGCGGAAGTCTCGGGCGAAACGATCGGTTTCAGCTTCGGGGCCAATTGGAAACGATTCCTCGCCGCGGTCGACGAGCCGGTCATCGCCAAGGCCGTGCAAAGCTTCGTTAATTTCACGCATCTGAAACGGCTCGATGATTACGATTTTCTCGACCTAGGCTGCGGCAGCGGACTGAGCAGCCTGGTCGCCTTGCGATTGGGGGCTCGCCGCGTGCTCTCAATCGACATTGATCCGAATTCGATCGATTGCGCTCGTAATTTGCGCCAGACCCAAGGTATCGACGAAAGCCGTTGGGAGATTCGGCACGGCTCGGTGCTCGACGAAGCGTTTCTGGAATCACTGGGACGCTTCTCGTACGTATATTCCTGGGGCGTTTTGCACCACACCGGATCGCTGTGGCGCGCCGTTGACAATGTCCTACGACACAACGTCGAAGGCGACGGTGTCTTCCACACCGCGCTCTACAACACCACGCCCAGTTCGGCGCGTTGGTTGAAAATCAAGCGGATCTGTAATCGTTCGCCGCACTTTCTGTTTCCCGTACTTTCACGCTGTTATGCGGCACTTTTGCTGACGAAGATGTTGACGCGGTTTCGTTCGCCGATCCGCTTCCTACGGGATTACCGGCAGGTGCGTGGCATGACCTTCTTGCGCGATATCGACGATTGGTTTGGCGGGCTGCCATACGAGTACTGCACACCAGACGAGACGGTCGATTTCCTGGCCGATCACGGCTTTAGCCTTTTGAGACTTAGAACCACCCGATCCAATGGCTGTAACGAGTTCCTATTCCGCGCCGGCGGCGCGCTCGGCGTCAGTGCCTGA
- a CDS encoding NAD-dependent epimerase/dehydratase family protein: MRVLVTGSSGLIGSEAVRFFDALGFDITGVDNNMRADFFGPKGDTRWNREQLESQCTKFTHQELDIRNREGVDSLLRSGRFEMVIHAAAQPSHDLAAQRPFDDFDVNAVGTLNLLEACRRHTPEAVFIQMSTNKVYGDGPNHIPLKELETRWDYDDPRYEHGIAEDFSIDRCLHSLFGASKVAGDVLAQEYGKYFGLKTGVFRGGCLTGPSHSGVELHGFLNYLVLVALAERPYTIFGYKGKQVRDQIHSHDVINAFWHFAQNPRPGEVYNLGGGRDNAASVIECINLIEKFSGKRPQLSYSDINRVGDHICYYSDLRKLQSHFPDWRLSYSLEQIVDEMINAVQKQQRA, encoded by the coding sequence ATGCGCGTGCTTGTAACCGGATCGAGCGGCCTGATCGGCTCGGAAGCCGTACGGTTTTTTGATGCCTTGGGCTTCGATATTACCGGCGTTGATAATAACATGCGGGCCGACTTCTTTGGCCCGAAAGGTGACACGCGCTGGAACCGCGAGCAGCTCGAATCGCAATGTACGAAGTTCACGCATCAAGAGTTGGACATCCGCAATCGCGAGGGGGTCGATTCCCTGCTGCGCAGCGGACGCTTCGAGATGGTAATCCATGCCGCGGCGCAGCCTAGCCATGATCTGGCCGCCCAACGTCCGTTTGACGATTTCGACGTCAATGCCGTCGGCACATTGAATTTGCTCGAAGCCTGCCGCCGACACACGCCCGAGGCCGTATTCATTCAGATGAGTACCAACAAGGTGTATGGCGATGGGCCAAATCATATTCCCCTGAAAGAGCTGGAAACACGCTGGGACTACGACGACCCACGCTACGAGCATGGCATCGCCGAGGATTTTTCGATAGACCGCTGTTTGCACTCGCTGTTCGGCGCCTCGAAGGTTGCCGGCGATGTGCTGGCGCAGGAGTACGGCAAGTATTTTGGTCTGAAGACGGGCGTTTTTCGGGGCGGCTGCCTAACTGGGCCGTCGCACTCGGGCGTCGAGCTGCACGGTTTCTTGAATTACCTGGTACTGGTGGCCCTGGCAGAACGACCGTACACGATTTTTGGCTACAAAGGGAAGCAGGTTCGCGACCAGATTCACAGTCACGACGTGATCAACGCGTTTTGGCACTTCGCTCAAAACCCACGGCCGGGCGAGGTGTACAATCTGGGTGGCGGCCGCGATAACGCCGCCAGCGTCATCGAGTGCATCAATCTGATCGAGAAATTCAGCGGCAAGAGGCCGCAGCTAAGCTATTCAGACATCAACCGCGTTGGCGATCATATCTGCTATTACTCGGATTTGCGAAAACTACAGTCACACTTTCCGGATTGGCGACTGAGCTATAGCCTGGAACAGATTGTCGACGAGATGATCAACGCGGTGCAAAAGCAACAGCGGGCCTGA
- a CDS encoding class I SAM-dependent methyltransferase: protein MTARCHVCRSEDTRRMFQAPLEKFTKAMGRTGGVDYHFCNHCTVLFQYPIFDQAEYEKFYEKVQRSDETGYRTGEVPSKHLKKKRMDTAFKWNQLRLMDLERLLPGKRIFEVGPAEGTLLASFRDRGFTVSGVEPLAPYARYARDVYKLDVSDGYFDANLAAKTKADMVILDGVLEHLMTPFDMLLLIRKMISPDGILYMGGLPIAEFSTPYMANIAHITLWSRRSLAFALECAGFTPLNILAGRPGNRPAEWVCIAQACREPRDIEREQPVTYPAPDFDKLAAHWDETLKRYALADDRRRKYGPAYTLLTRTVRAVPGARELVQKFAK, encoded by the coding sequence ATGACCGCCCGCTGTCACGTCTGCCGCAGTGAAGACACGCGGCGCATGTTCCAGGCACCATTGGAAAAGTTCACCAAGGCGATGGGCCGCACCGGCGGCGTCGACTATCACTTTTGCAATCATTGCACAGTGTTGTTCCAGTACCCGATCTTCGACCAGGCCGAGTACGAGAAATTCTACGAAAAGGTGCAACGTTCCGACGAAACGGGATACCGCACCGGCGAGGTTCCCAGCAAGCATCTGAAAAAGAAGCGCATGGACACCGCTTTTAAGTGGAACCAGCTCCGGCTAATGGACCTCGAACGACTCCTTCCTGGCAAACGCATCTTCGAAGTCGGACCGGCCGAGGGAACGTTGCTTGCCAGCTTTCGCGACCGTGGTTTCACGGTCAGCGGTGTCGAACCCTTGGCGCCGTACGCGCGATACGCCCGAGACGTTTACAAGTTGGATGTAAGCGACGGCTATTTCGATGCGAACCTGGCGGCGAAAACCAAGGCCGACATGGTGATATTGGACGGCGTCCTGGAGCACTTGATGACGCCGTTCGACATGTTGCTGCTCATCAGAAAGATGATCAGTCCGGATGGGATTCTGTATATGGGAGGGCTACCGATCGCGGAGTTCTCCACGCCATACATGGCTAATATCGCGCACATCACACTGTGGAGTCGGCGGTCTTTGGCATTCGCGTTGGAATGCGCAGGCTTCACGCCTTTGAATATCTTGGCAGGCCGGCCGGGCAATCGACCTGCCGAATGGGTCTGTATCGCGCAAGCCTGTCGTGAGCCTCGCGATATCGAGCGCGAACAGCCAGTAACATACCCCGCGCCAGATTTCGATAAGCTTGCAGCGCATTGGGACGAGACGTTAAAGCGCTACGCCCTGGCAGATGATCGGCGCCGCAAGTATGGGCCTGCGTACACTCTGCTCACGCGCACGGTGCGAGCCGTGCCGGGGGCGCGGGAACTTGTGCAGAAATTCGCCAAATAG
- a CDS encoding class I SAM-dependent methyltransferase: protein MAEELSSASQGIGEYEAWNQIWENVPADELSFFTRGTPRRFRQLNQKIYFEDMWSMLGKNRSAKCLEMGAGRGTTSMYLAAEGCDVTMLDLAPQAFKLAEQNFRREKLRIPQFVAADATKTGLPSDSFDCIYSIGLLEHFDDPQPLLAETFRLLRPGGLAFHVVVPTIPERRMIVSYALFAPWKLPPRQLKDVTNRLLGRNTKGVDTPMTRTEFGVAEYRHWVEELHAADITCVPYYSYHAPHNIRAVERYLAVPLYRAHRAVKRQFANAPWARTWNCLAACVLVSFRKPSPST from the coding sequence ATGGCTGAAGAACTTTCCAGCGCGAGCCAAGGCATAGGCGAGTACGAGGCGTGGAACCAAATCTGGGAAAACGTTCCGGCGGACGAACTGTCCTTTTTCACCCGCGGCACGCCGCGACGTTTCAGGCAACTGAATCAGAAGATCTACTTCGAAGACATGTGGTCGATGCTCGGCAAGAATCGCTCGGCCAAATGCTTAGAAATGGGGGCCGGTCGCGGTACGACGAGCATGTATCTGGCTGCCGAGGGCTGCGACGTCACCATGCTCGACTTGGCTCCGCAAGCGTTTAAGCTTGCCGAGCAGAATTTTCGTCGCGAGAAGCTGCGCATCCCGCAGTTTGTCGCTGCCGATGCGACCAAGACTGGATTGCCGTCAGACTCCTTTGACTGCATCTATAGCATCGGGCTATTGGAACATTTCGATGATCCGCAACCGCTGCTGGCCGAGACATTTCGGCTGTTGCGTCCCGGAGGGCTGGCTTTTCACGTCGTCGTTCCGACGATCCCGGAACGGCGCATGATAGTGAGCTACGCCCTGTTCGCCCCTTGGAAGCTCCCTCCTCGACAGCTCAAGGACGTTACCAACCGTTTATTGGGTCGCAATACCAAGGGTGTGGATACTCCTATGACGCGCACCGAGTTTGGTGTCGCTGAATACCGGCATTGGGTGGAAGAATTGCACGCGGCGGATATTACCTGCGTGCCGTATTATTCCTATCACGCACCGCACAATATCCGCGCGGTCGAACGATACTTAGCCGTGCCGTTGTACCGTGCCCACCGCGCCGTGAAGCGTCAATTCGCAAACGCACCATGGGCCCGCACTTGGAACTGTCTGGCCGCGTGCGTCTTGGTTTCCTTTCGCAAGCCCAGTCCATCCACATAA
- a CDS encoding phytanoyl-CoA dioxygenase family protein produces MASGPKSLTRFFSADKTIPSRTMNRLGAQVARTVMARMMHKMRAPRAHVDTSVRDDVETLERDGLLIIPNFLPTATVDDLRRRAEEIWSREQKNIKVFRHGPNSLNVIAEQFAPLRPDLDAFYSDPRLPAIFEAVEHRPNTFDRRAYRALERLVQSGPLDVEDPETFLHSDIFFTTHKGWLYLTDVTPECAPFVFVKGSHLLSGKMLSYIYDESCRQNTGSRRISQRELDDLGLQEITLACPRGTFVVANTFGFHRRVRGVPGNERLGLHVSLRTNPFFSRR; encoded by the coding sequence ATGGCGTCTGGCCCAAAGTCGTTGACTCGCTTTTTCTCCGCCGACAAGACCATTCCCAGTCGCACGATGAATCGCCTTGGCGCCCAGGTGGCGCGCACAGTCATGGCGCGCATGATGCACAAGATGCGTGCGCCGCGCGCACACGTCGATACCTCGGTTCGTGATGACGTGGAGACACTCGAGCGTGACGGACTGCTCATCATCCCGAACTTCCTACCTACGGCGACCGTGGACGACTTGCGGCGTCGCGCCGAAGAGATCTGGAGCCGCGAGCAGAAAAACATCAAGGTGTTCCGCCACGGGCCCAATTCGTTGAACGTGATCGCCGAACAGTTCGCCCCGTTACGCCCCGACTTGGATGCGTTCTATAGCGACCCACGCTTGCCCGCTATTTTCGAGGCCGTCGAACATCGTCCCAATACTTTCGATCGGCGGGCCTACCGCGCCCTCGAACGATTGGTTCAGTCGGGCCCGCTCGATGTCGAAGATCCAGAGACCTTCCTGCATAGCGACATTTTTTTTACGACGCATAAAGGTTGGCTGTACCTGACGGACGTTACACCTGAGTGCGCGCCCTTTGTGTTCGTAAAAGGGTCGCATTTATTGTCCGGCAAAATGCTGTCGTATATCTACGATGAGAGTTGTCGCCAGAATACCGGTTCGCGGCGCATATCCCAGCGAGAGCTCGACGACCTGGGATTGCAAGAGATCACGCTCGCCTGCCCGCGCGGAACGTTTGTCGTAGCCAACACGTTCGGCTTTCACCGGCGCGTGCGCGGCGTGCCAGGGAACGAGCGATTAGGGCTACATGTCAGCTTGCGTACCAATCCGTTCTTTTCGCGAAGGTAA
- a CDS encoding oligosaccharide flippase family protein, producing the protein MSEPSLHKDGPTTRPAAPATAARNSLNIFTTRLLTLPITILTSILVAIVLGPANRGIYGFLVLMGGFALPLLMFGFGASVTYFISNKRYAVRDIFLTCVTVGVMQGTVGACLLGLLWYFDLLGETAAATPPHLMLLVLLTLPMQGATLTLNRVALGDSWFSASNRIAYATAILTSTMLLLLVVMAQLGLRGAVIGMVTNQVLLLTASTIASIRRFRPVLAWNTTFLREGARYGLKAWVGDVVGYSNLRLDQWILGMVAKSEVLGTYALAVSFAEMLWMLPDSLAHVLFNKVAAVKDVAQRQELIERMNRVVFWTLAVAGVAVVFAAPGIVYILGDAYAATAVPLALLMPGTVAMTVHKVLTKYFGGVGKPHLSGTTAGIGGLVGSLLYFVLIPRYGAVGAAIASSGCYIVTAVTAVVVYRRLVAPHKARLFRPNLADAAWLDQQARLAIRSRQPTGG; encoded by the coding sequence TTGAGCGAACCATCGCTGCACAAAGATGGACCAACAACCCGCCCGGCGGCACCAGCAACCGCTGCGCGCAACAGCCTGAACATATTTACGACGCGGTTGCTGACGCTGCCGATCACGATATTGACCAGTATTCTGGTGGCAATCGTTCTCGGGCCGGCAAATCGCGGCATTTACGGATTTCTGGTACTGATGGGCGGATTTGCCCTGCCGCTATTGATGTTCGGGTTCGGCGCGTCTGTAACCTACTTCATCTCCAACAAGCGTTACGCGGTTCGCGACATCTTTTTGACCTGCGTCACTGTGGGTGTTATGCAGGGAACAGTCGGAGCGTGCCTGCTGGGCCTGCTGTGGTATTTCGATTTATTGGGTGAAACCGCAGCCGCAACACCTCCGCATTTGATGTTGCTGGTGTTGCTCACACTACCGATGCAGGGCGCGACGTTAACCTTGAATCGTGTGGCGTTAGGCGATTCTTGGTTTTCGGCGAGTAATCGCATTGCTTACGCCACCGCGATCCTCACCTCAACTATGCTATTACTGCTTGTCGTCATGGCACAGCTTGGCCTGCGCGGCGCGGTCATCGGCATGGTGACCAATCAGGTGCTGCTGTTAACCGCCAGCACCATCGCATCGATCAGGCGATTCCGGCCTGTGCTGGCCTGGAACACGACGTTTCTTCGAGAGGGAGCACGATACGGCCTGAAGGCATGGGTGGGCGACGTCGTGGGATATTCGAATCTTCGATTGGATCAGTGGATCCTTGGTATGGTGGCCAAATCCGAAGTTCTGGGCACATATGCCCTGGCCGTGAGCTTCGCTGAGATGTTGTGGATGCTGCCCGATTCCCTGGCGCATGTGCTTTTCAACAAGGTCGCGGCGGTGAAGGATGTTGCGCAGCGGCAAGAGCTGATCGAACGAATGAACCGCGTCGTCTTTTGGACACTGGCGGTAGCAGGCGTCGCAGTGGTGTTTGCGGCGCCTGGTATCGTGTACATCCTGGGCGACGCCTACGCTGCCACGGCCGTGCCGCTTGCGCTGCTAATGCCTGGGACCGTTGCCATGACAGTCCATAAGGTTCTGACGAAGTATTTCGGAGGAGTGGGCAAACCGCATTTGTCCGGCACGACGGCAGGAATTGGTGGCCTGGTAGGTTCTTTGTTGTACTTTGTGCTGATACCACGTTACGGTGCCGTCGGCGCGGCGATTGCCTCGTCGGGGTGTTATATTGTGACGGCGGTCACCGCCGTGGTCGTGTATCGCCGGTTGGTGGCGCCGCACAAGGCACGGTTGTTCCGGCCCAATCTGGCTGACGCGGCCTGGCTCGATCAACAGGCCCGCCTGGCGATTCGCAGCCGGCAACCTACTGGCGGCTAG
- a CDS encoding NAD(P)-dependent oxidoreductase gives MKILVAESNGFSATALQSLRNVAEVVEADLDREGLLAAIADAEVLWVRLRNRIDAPVFDAGTRLQYVVTPTTGLNHIDLKEAERRGIQVVSLKGETAFLKDVRATAELTIALLLALLRQLPGAVANTQDGHWNRDAFQGRELYGKTVGVVGYGRLGQIVARYLQAFDMRVLVNDPDIDPEELAAGLTKVPLAKLLAQADIVTLHVNLCDDTYGFFGREQFLAMQPGSWFINTSRGELIDEAALLDALQSRRLAGAALDVLYQEDASGMRGHPLVEFAKADPRLIITPHIGGCTRESMEKTERFLASRLTALLAAKAAI, from the coding sequence GTGAAGATTCTGGTGGCCGAGTCAAACGGCTTTTCGGCCACGGCGCTGCAATCGTTGCGGAACGTGGCTGAGGTTGTCGAAGCGGATCTCGATCGAGAGGGACTGCTCGCGGCCATCGCCGACGCCGAGGTGCTGTGGGTGCGGTTGCGGAATCGGATTGACGCCCCAGTCTTCGACGCCGGTACCCGACTTCAATATGTCGTCACGCCTACAACGGGACTAAACCACATCGATCTTAAGGAGGCCGAGCGGCGGGGAATCCAAGTCGTCTCGCTCAAAGGGGAAACGGCGTTCCTCAAAGACGTGCGTGCCACGGCTGAGTTGACCATCGCGCTGCTATTGGCCTTGTTGCGCCAGTTGCCGGGCGCCGTCGCCAATACGCAAGATGGCCATTGGAATCGCGACGCTTTTCAAGGGCGCGAGTTGTACGGTAAAACGGTCGGAGTGGTAGGATATGGTCGGCTCGGTCAAATCGTCGCACGCTATCTGCAAGCTTTTGACATGCGCGTGCTGGTCAACGATCCGGACATCGATCCCGAGGAGCTTGCCGCAGGCCTGACGAAAGTACCTCTGGCGAAGCTGCTTGCTCAGGCCGACATTGTGACGTTGCACGTCAATCTCTGCGATGACACATACGGCTTCTTCGGTCGAGAGCAGTTTCTAGCCATGCAGCCAGGCAGCTGGTTCATCAACACGTCGCGGGGTGAATTGATCGATGAAGCGGCACTACTGGACGCGCTGCAATCGAGACGTCTGGCCGGCGCCGCCCTCGACGTACTGTACCAGGAAGACGCTTCCGGCATGCGGGGGCATCCGCTGGTAGAATTTGCGAAAGCCGACCCGCGATTGATCATCACACCGCACATCGGCGGCTGCACTCGCGAATCGATGGAAAAGACCGAGCGTTTTCTGGCCAGTCGACTAACCGCATTACTGGCCGCGAAGGCTGCGATCTAA
- a CDS encoding acylneuraminate cytidylyltransferase family protein, giving the protein MLRVLGIVTARGGSKGIPRKNTAPVAGKPLLAYTAEVALAARHLARVVLSTDDEEIAQVGRACGLEVPFMRPAELARDDTPSLPVIQDVIRRLEDNGDRYDAVFTLQPTNPLRVTEDIDGAIELLERTNADSVISFVDVGERHPARMKFIDAEGRVTDPPFAEAFEGQRRQDLAKLYLRDGSVYVARRDVVMVQNSLKGRDCRAWLMPIERSCNIDTPFDLFLVERLLENRAGHAGAAR; this is encoded by the coding sequence ATGTTGCGGGTACTTGGCATCGTGACAGCGCGCGGTGGATCCAAGGGGATTCCGCGCAAGAACACAGCGCCCGTTGCCGGGAAACCGCTGCTAGCCTACACCGCCGAGGTGGCTTTGGCGGCCCGCCACCTAGCCCGCGTGGTGCTTTCGACAGATGACGAAGAGATTGCCCAAGTGGGACGAGCATGTGGTCTAGAAGTCCCCTTTATGCGCCCCGCCGAACTTGCGCGGGATGACACGCCTTCGCTGCCGGTTATCCAAGATGTGATCCGACGATTGGAAGACAACGGGGATCGCTACGATGCGGTCTTCACATTGCAACCTACAAACCCTCTCCGCGTCACCGAAGATATCGACGGTGCCATTGAGTTGCTCGAGCGAACGAACGCGGACTCGGTGATCTCGTTTGTCGACGTGGGAGAACGGCATCCGGCGCGCATGAAATTCATCGACGCCGAAGGGCGCGTGACCGACCCACCGTTCGCCGAAGCCTTTGAGGGGCAGAGACGGCAAGACCTGGCCAAGCTGTACTTGCGTGACGGGTCGGTATACGTGGCGCGCCGCGACGTCGTGATGGTGCAAAACTCGCTCAAAGGGCGCGACTGCCGCGCCTGGCTGATGCCGATCGAGCGCTCGTGCAACATTGACACGCCGTTCGATCTGTTCCTGGTCGAACGTTTGCTGGAAAATCGGGCCGGCCACGCGGGAGCCGCCCGGTGA
- the neuC gene encoding UDP-N-acetylglucosamine 2-epimerase yields MSNPKRRKVCVVLVDRANYGRLKPVMQAIVERPELDLQVICSGTMVLERFQQPVDVVREDGFRVDGEVYMELEGSTPTTMAKSIGFGMVEFTSEFQRLKPDVVLLIGDRYEALAATIAAAYMNLCIIHVQGGEVSGSIDESARHAITKFAHFHFPSTKRSADYLVRMGERPDTILGTGCPSSDIARVFDRTLDPDVINSRGGGATIDVKKPFLLVLFHPTTTEFGGERGQMDALLDALNRLQIQTVLLWPNIDAGSDHISKAIRVFRERRQPSWLRTLTNLTPEKYLKVLSNAACAIGNSSSFVRDAGYFGTPVVLVGHRQGGREHDVHVTPTDPVGDAIEAAARKHLAHGRYAPSTLYGDGYVAERIAAGLAGLTPYVQKRLHFIND; encoded by the coding sequence TTGAGTAACCCCAAACGCCGCAAAGTCTGCGTCGTGCTCGTCGACCGCGCAAATTACGGTCGACTAAAGCCTGTGATGCAAGCCATCGTCGAGCGGCCCGAGCTCGATCTGCAGGTAATCTGTTCTGGCACGATGGTGCTGGAACGATTTCAGCAGCCTGTCGACGTCGTGCGCGAGGATGGATTCCGCGTCGATGGCGAAGTCTACATGGAGTTGGAAGGATCAACACCGACCACGATGGCCAAAAGCATAGGGTTCGGCATGGTCGAGTTCACCAGCGAATTCCAACGCCTGAAGCCGGACGTGGTACTGCTTATCGGCGATCGTTATGAGGCTCTGGCAGCCACCATCGCCGCGGCCTACATGAATCTGTGCATCATCCATGTTCAGGGAGGAGAAGTGTCGGGCTCGATCGACGAAAGCGCCCGACATGCGATTACGAAGTTCGCCCACTTCCACTTTCCCAGCACGAAACGCTCTGCGGATTATCTCGTGCGGATGGGGGAGCGCCCCGACACGATCCTTGGCACCGGCTGTCCCTCGAGCGACATCGCCCGAGTATTCGACCGCACGCTCGACCCTGACGTGATTAATAGTCGCGGTGGTGGAGCGACGATCGACGTTAAAAAACCGTTTTTGCTGGTCCTGTTTCATCCCACGACGACCGAATTCGGCGGTGAGCGCGGCCAGATGGACGCCCTGCTCGACGCCTTAAATCGTTTGCAAATTCAAACGGTTTTGCTGTGGCCGAACATCGATGCAGGTTCGGATCATATTAGTAAAGCGATCCGCGTATTTCGCGAGCGTCGCCAGCCCAGTTGGCTGCGCACGCTTACGAACTTGACCCCCGAGAAGTACCTGAAGGTGCTGTCCAACGCAGCCTGCGCGATCGGCAATTCGAGCAGCTTTGTGCGTGACGCCGGCTACTTCGGAACGCCGGTCGTGCTGGTCGGTCATCGCCAAGGGGGGCGCGAGCACGATGTCCACGTCACGCCGACTGATCCGGTCGGCGACGCAATCGAGGCGGCAGCCCGCAAGCACCTGGCCCATGGACGATACGCACCGAGCACCCTGTATGGCGATGGATACGTTGCCGAGCGTATTGCCGCCGGACTGGCGGGCCTGACGCCGTATGTCCAAAAGCGATTGCACTTCATTAACGACTAG